The following proteins are encoded in a genomic region of Natrinema sp. HArc-T2:
- a CDS encoding helix-turn-helix domain-containing protein, whose amino-acid sequence MREFTFDIVYETGSDPVMDVFIEHPTLVAKALYGCVTEDRFWRIERLIGPTAALDAVERLRLDETVRTASVTEADCSAMRYHDVLDRSNNERVIYTHVEDVEDGESVQTLAGRYLPHGSLYCTSRRENRHSWRIFMKSDENVGLLYDALGANLRAGLALRMGHLRDAEGWGHNSLGSVVLPPDQRTAMRAALDHGYYRTPREVTLDDLAGELDVPRSTLSYRLRRAEERLVSGYLGETG is encoded by the coding sequence ATGCGTGAGTTCACGTTCGATATCGTGTACGAGACGGGTTCCGATCCGGTGATGGACGTGTTCATCGAGCATCCGACACTCGTCGCCAAGGCGTTATACGGCTGCGTAACCGAGGACCGCTTCTGGCGCATCGAGCGGCTGATCGGTCCGACGGCGGCGCTCGACGCGGTCGAACGACTCCGCCTCGACGAGACGGTACGGACAGCGTCAGTGACCGAAGCGGACTGTTCGGCCATGCGGTACCACGACGTGCTCGACCGCTCGAACAATGAGCGGGTGATCTACACCCACGTCGAGGACGTTGAGGACGGCGAATCCGTTCAGACGCTCGCCGGTCGGTATCTCCCTCACGGATCACTCTACTGCACCTCGCGTCGGGAGAATCGTCACAGCTGGCGCATCTTCATGAAGTCTGACGAGAATGTGGGCCTGTTGTACGACGCTCTCGGCGCGAATCTGCGGGCGGGACTTGCCCTTCGTATGGGTCACCTCCGCGACGCCGAGGGGTGGGGACACAACTCCTTGGGGTCGGTGGTGCTCCCCCCGGACCAGCGGACAGCGATGCGCGCGGCCCTCGATCACGGCTACTACCGGACGCCGCGAGAGGTCACGCTGGACGACCTGGCCGGAGAGCTCGACGTGCCACGGTCGACGCTCTCCTATCGGTTGCGTCGGGCGGAAGAACGGCTCGTGTCGGGATATCTCGGCGAGACCGGATAG